The following proteins are co-located in the Mycolicibacterium goodii genome:
- a CDS encoding enoyl-CoA hydratase family protein, with the protein MADLVRFEVDGPVARLTLDSPHNRNALSTALVEQLHAGFDRAAAHPGARVVVLGHTGGTFCAGADLSEAAGREPSDLAVDRAREMTRLLRAILELPLPVIGMVDGHVRAGGLGLVGACDVVVAGPGSTFALTEARIGVAPSIISLTLLAKMTPRSAGRYFVTGERFGPQEAVAIGLVTVAAEDAQAAVAALAAEIAKGSPQGLATSKALTTASILRDFDEHAEELTEQSARLFVSDEAREGMLAFLQKRPPNWVG; encoded by the coding sequence ATGGCTGATCTGGTTCGTTTCGAGGTCGACGGTCCGGTCGCGCGGTTGACGCTGGATTCACCGCACAACCGCAACGCACTGTCGACGGCCCTGGTCGAGCAGCTGCACGCGGGGTTCGACCGTGCCGCCGCGCACCCCGGCGCCCGGGTCGTCGTGTTGGGCCACACCGGCGGAACGTTCTGTGCCGGTGCGGATCTCAGCGAGGCGGCGGGCCGTGAGCCGAGTGACCTCGCGGTCGACCGGGCCCGTGAGATGACGAGATTGCTGCGCGCGATCCTGGAGTTGCCGCTGCCGGTGATCGGGATGGTCGACGGGCATGTGCGGGCCGGCGGGCTGGGCCTGGTGGGGGCGTGTGATGTGGTGGTGGCCGGGCCGGGCAGCACGTTCGCGTTGACCGAGGCGCGTATCGGGGTTGCGCCGTCGATCATTTCGCTGACCCTGCTGGCCAAGATGACGCCCCGCTCGGCGGGCCGCTACTTCGTCACCGGGGAACGTTTCGGGCCGCAGGAGGCCGTCGCGATCGGTCTGGTCACCGTTGCCGCCGAGGACGCGCAGGCCGCGGTGGCGGCGCTGGCGGCCGAGATCGCCAAGGGCTCCCCGCAGGGATTGGCGACGTCGAAGGCGCTGACCACCGCATCGATCCTGCGCGATTTCGACGAGCACGCCGAGGAACTCACCGAGCAGTCGGCGCGCCTGTTCGTCTCCGACGAGGCGCGTGAGGGCATGCTCGCGTTCCTGCAGAAGCGTCCGCCGAACTGGGTGGGTTGA